A DNA window from Polynucleobacter sp. AP-Titi-500A-B4 contains the following coding sequences:
- a CDS encoding GIY-YIG nuclease family protein has product MTWLVYLLECSDGSYYAGITNRLEHRLEAHNSGQGARYTRARRPVVLLATQEHPDRSEASKAEAKLKGLPRAKKLEFFGIE; this is encoded by the coding sequence TTGACCTGGCTTGTTTACCTTCTTGAGTGCTCTGATGGCAGCTACTATGCCGGCATCACCAACCGTCTTGAGCATCGCTTAGAGGCCCATAACTCAGGGCAAGGCGCTCGCTATACAAGAGCGCGAAGGCCAGTTGTCCTCCTGGCAACCCAAGAGCACCCAGATCGATCGGAGGCCTCCAAGGCAGAGGCTAAATTAAAGGGTCTACCTAGAGCTAAAAAGTTAGAATTTTTTGGGATCGAGTAA
- a CDS encoding carboxylesterase/lipase family protein, which produces MKKIFTLLLLLGIFSVHVSAQSGRPIIQIESGRLQGVTEHNMLVFKNIPYAAPPVGDLRWRPPQPALAWNGTRDAGSFGDACPQPYVKNLSSGLSLPGNEDCLKLNVFTPTKPAKNLPVMVWIHGGGMLVDGARDAQFTPINLIKNGVIVVTFDYRLGTFGFFASKELIAEAKAKGEPVGNYGTMDQIAVLKWVKSNIAAFGGDPNNVTIFGESAGGRSVTWLMVSDAARGLFHRAIAESAQQSPLRGMTQKHLGMAPEVEIDAKYMATVGAKSLKELRSLPTSKLVLTAANFEQGEFGGPFIDGQIIQGDPIPLFAAGKQAKVPFMIGTNSWDSSFLVPGQPALAALSKKLHETPKNIEKLYSRVKDKCVESSDVLGDMLYRGSTKLLADSMNGIAPGYAYYFDYLTKNIRPAYPGVPHTFEISYVFGSYGLMPQAPSKLESGSNNCALIEKATADLKQKGVWSKYWYPITDKNNPQDIAMSERMSATWAAFAKNGNPNVSGQANWPIYSLKSDVMRNFSYDQETITGLLKERVDYQMLHLREIFALERLKEAF; this is translated from the coding sequence GTGAAGAAAATTTTTACACTCCTACTATTGTTGGGAATCTTCTCTGTACACGTCTCTGCTCAGAGCGGGCGACCCATTATTCAAATAGAAAGTGGTCGACTTCAGGGTGTGACAGAGCACAATATGTTGGTGTTTAAAAATATCCCCTATGCAGCGCCTCCAGTCGGTGATCTGAGATGGAGGCCACCACAGCCTGCTCTGGCTTGGAATGGAACACGTGATGCCGGTAGTTTTGGTGATGCTTGCCCACAGCCTTATGTGAAGAATTTAAGTTCAGGCCTGTCCTTACCGGGCAACGAGGATTGCCTAAAGTTAAACGTATTCACACCAACCAAGCCCGCCAAGAACTTGCCGGTGATGGTTTGGATTCATGGTGGCGGCATGTTGGTTGACGGAGCTAGAGATGCTCAGTTCACGCCAATCAATCTCATTAAAAATGGTGTCATCGTGGTGACATTTGACTACCGCCTAGGCACCTTTGGGTTCTTTGCAAGCAAAGAATTGATTGCAGAAGCTAAAGCAAAGGGTGAGCCAGTGGGTAACTACGGCACCATGGATCAAATTGCTGTGCTGAAATGGGTAAAAAGTAATATTGCTGCATTTGGCGGTGATCCCAATAACGTCACGATATTTGGTGAGTCTGCAGGCGGTCGCAGTGTTACATGGTTGATGGTTTCAGATGCTGCGAGAGGCTTATTCCATAGGGCGATCGCCGAGAGCGCCCAGCAGAGTCCTCTTCGTGGCATGACGCAAAAACATTTAGGCATGGCACCAGAAGTTGAAATTGATGCGAAATATATGGCAACAGTTGGCGCTAAATCGCTTAAAGAATTGAGAAGTTTGCCAACTAGTAAATTAGTCTTAACGGCCGCGAATTTTGAGCAAGGTGAATTTGGTGGCCCTTTTATTGATGGTCAAATCATTCAAGGCGATCCTATCCCCTTGTTTGCAGCGGGCAAACAGGCAAAAGTTCCATTCATGATTGGTACCAATTCTTGGGACTCGAGTTTTTTGGTTCCAGGTCAACCAGCTTTAGCTGCGCTTTCTAAAAAGCTTCATGAAACCCCAAAAAATATTGAGAAGCTTTACTCCAGAGTCAAAGATAAGTGCGTTGAGTCATCAGATGTTCTGGGTGACATGTTGTATCGCGGTAGCACTAAGCTGCTTGCCGATAGTATGAATGGGATTGCACCTGGTTATGCTTACTACTTTGATTACTTGACTAAGAATATTCGGCCTGCTTATCCAGGTGTGCCTCATACTTTTGAGATCAGTTATGTATTTGGTAGCTATGGGCTCATGCCGCAAGCACCCAGTAAGCTAGAGTCTGGTTCTAACAATTGCGCGTTGATAGAAAAAGCCACCGCTGATCTCAAACAAAAAGGGGTATGGTCGAAATATTGGTATCCAATTACCGATAAGAACAATCCTCAGGATATTGCGATGTCCGAGAGAATGTCGGCTACTTGGGCAGCATTTGCAAAAAATGGTAATCCGAATGTCAGTGGCCAAGCCAATTGGCCGATCTACAGCCTCAAGTCTGATGTCATGAGAAATTTCTCATACGATCAAGAGACTATTACAGGCTTGCTTAAAGAGCGAGTGGATTATCAAATGCTTCACTTGAGAGAGATTTTTGCTCTCGAGCGTCTAAAAGAAGCTTTTTAA
- a CDS encoding pyridoxal phosphate-dependent aminotransferase, with protein sequence MKPILKSQKLDNVCYDIRGPVLELAQRMEEEGHKIIKLNIGNVGVFGFDPPEEIQLDMIRNLSNASAYSDSKGIFAARKAIMQYCQEKGIQGVALDDVYTGNGVSELIVLSMNALLNDGDEVLVPTPDYPLWTAAVSLSSGTPVHYLCDESKDWAPDLNDLRKKITPRTKAIVVINPNNPTGAIYSKEVLLELTNIAREHGLILFADEIYDKMLYDGEKHISLASLSNDVVIITFNGLSKNYRSCGYRAGWMVVSGDKEMVRDYIEGLNMLASMRLCANVPGQYAIQTALGGYQSINDLVGEGGRLAKQRDLAWKLITDIPGVTCVKPKSALYLFPKLDPDVYPIEDDQQFVADLLKEEKVLLVQGSGFNWAKPDHFRVVFLPHEDVLKEAIGRLARFLERYRNKHGRKASSTAAKAS encoded by the coding sequence GTGAAACCTATCCTAAAGTCCCAAAAACTCGATAACGTCTGTTACGACATTCGTGGGCCAGTGCTCGAGCTAGCTCAGCGCATGGAGGAAGAGGGTCACAAAATTATCAAATTAAACATCGGAAACGTAGGGGTTTTCGGTTTCGATCCTCCTGAAGAGATTCAGTTGGACATGATTCGTAATTTGAGTAACGCTTCTGCTTATTCTGATTCCAAGGGTATTTTTGCTGCTCGTAAAGCCATCATGCAGTACTGCCAAGAAAAAGGCATTCAAGGTGTAGCTTTGGATGATGTTTATACCGGTAACGGTGTATCTGAGCTCATCGTACTTTCGATGAACGCGCTCTTAAATGATGGCGATGAAGTTTTAGTGCCAACACCAGACTACCCACTATGGACAGCTGCAGTTAGTTTGTCGAGTGGTACCCCTGTGCACTATTTGTGCGATGAGTCAAAAGATTGGGCGCCAGACTTAAATGATCTGCGCAAAAAAATTACTCCCCGTACAAAAGCAATTGTGGTGATCAATCCAAATAATCCAACAGGTGCGATTTACTCTAAAGAAGTGTTGCTTGAGTTGACCAATATTGCTCGCGAACATGGTTTGATTTTGTTTGCTGATGAAATCTACGACAAGATGTTGTATGACGGCGAGAAACATATTTCTTTAGCTTCTTTATCGAATGATGTTGTCATCATCACCTTTAACGGCTTGTCTAAGAACTACCGCTCATGCGGCTATCGAGCAGGCTGGATGGTGGTTTCAGGCGACAAAGAGATGGTGCGTGACTATATTGAAGGCCTTAATATGTTGGCGTCGATGCGCTTGTGCGCAAATGTGCCAGGTCAATATGCGATTCAAACGGCATTGGGTGGATATCAAAGTATTAATGATTTAGTAGGTGAGGGCGGTCGCTTAGCAAAGCAACGTGACCTTGCTTGGAAATTGATTACGGATATTCCCGGTGTGACTTGTGTCAAACCAAAATCTGCTTTGTATTTATTTCCAAAGTTAGATCCAGATGTTTACCCTATAGAAGATGATCAACAGTTTGTTGCTGATCTCTTAAAAGAAGAGAAAGTATTGTTAGTGCAGGGCTCTGGTTTTAACTGGGCCAAGCCTGATCACTTCCGCGTAGTGTTCTTACCTCACGAAGATGTGCTTAAAGAGGCGATTGGTCGCCTCGCACGTTTTCTCGAGCGTTATCGTAATAAGCATGGCCGTAAGGCTTCTTCAACTGCAGCAAAGGCATCATGA
- the glp gene encoding gephyrin-like molybdotransferase Glp, producing MLTAQQALDHLLSHAKPVEEHENVPMQATLGRVLAENVNSLVDVPPLDNTSMDGYAVRTADTTTTGKTLKIAQRIPAGSVGIQLEPGTAARIFTGAPVPPGADAVVMQEDCAIPEGAADQVQVNIVPTPGQWIRRRGEDLTAGKTALTAGTFLRPQELGVAASAGLTHLNVKRRVKVAAFFTGDELALPGEPLKPGGIYNSNRDTLLACLRSLGCEATDLGIVPDRLDATRQALRKASKDHDLIITSGGVSVGEEDHIKPAVTAEGRLDLWQIAIKPGKPLAFGAVRKSDESKDGEAWFIGLPGNPVSSFVTFLLFVRPFILKLQGREARLPQSYLMRADFDWTKADRRNEFLRVKVNAEGGLDLFPNQSSGVLTSASWGDGLLDCPPGQPIHRGDLVKYIPFDSLLK from the coding sequence ATGTTGACTGCGCAGCAGGCTTTAGATCATTTACTCTCCCATGCTAAACCAGTAGAGGAACATGAAAACGTTCCGATGCAAGCAACGTTGGGTCGTGTACTCGCAGAAAATGTGAATAGCCTGGTGGATGTACCTCCGCTCGATAACACTTCTATGGATGGGTATGCAGTGAGAACTGCTGACACCACGACGACTGGGAAAACTCTGAAAATCGCACAACGTATTCCGGCGGGTTCGGTTGGCATACAACTGGAGCCTGGTACTGCAGCCCGAATTTTTACAGGTGCCCCTGTACCACCAGGTGCTGATGCAGTCGTGATGCAAGAAGATTGCGCTATTCCTGAGGGTGCTGCAGACCAAGTTCAAGTCAACATTGTCCCAACACCAGGCCAATGGATCCGTCGCCGTGGTGAAGATCTCACCGCAGGCAAAACAGCTCTAACGGCTGGCACATTTTTACGCCCTCAAGAGTTGGGTGTTGCTGCGTCTGCTGGTTTAACCCACTTAAATGTGAAGCGCCGTGTGAAAGTTGCTGCTTTTTTTACTGGTGATGAATTGGCTTTACCAGGAGAGCCTCTAAAACCAGGCGGTATCTACAACTCTAATCGCGATACTTTATTAGCTTGCCTGAGGTCTTTGGGTTGCGAGGCGACGGATTTAGGCATTGTTCCTGATCGTTTGGATGCTACTCGCCAAGCCTTACGCAAAGCGAGTAAAGATCACGACTTGATCATTACTTCGGGGGGCGTGTCGGTTGGTGAAGAGGATCACATCAAGCCGGCAGTGACCGCTGAAGGTAGATTAGATCTGTGGCAGATTGCGATTAAGCCTGGTAAGCCACTAGCATTCGGTGCAGTTCGTAAATCCGATGAATCCAAAGATGGTGAAGCCTGGTTTATCGGTTTACCTGGTAATCCAGTATCTAGTTTTGTCACATTCTTATTATTTGTACGCCCCTTTATTCTTAAACTCCAAGGCCGTGAAGCGAGGTTGCCACAATCTTATTTAATGCGCGCTGATTTTGATTGGACAAAAGCAGATCGTCGCAATGAGTTCTTGCGGGTGAAGGTGAATGCAGAGGGTGGCTTAGATTTATTCCCTAATCAAAGTTCTGGTGTACTCACAAGTGCTTCTTGGGGGGATGGTCTGCTGGATTGCCCACCAGGGCAGCCTATTCACAGGGGTGATTTAGTGAAATACATCCCTTTTGACTCGCTGCTTAAATAA
- a CDS encoding Mth938-like domain-containing protein: MKLQSDPHSGANTITGYGDGYVEINKVPYAHAVLLSSDGAISEWSAKSFDDLEASHFAQMVNLKPELILIGTGSRQRFPKPELLKALIAAKIGFEIMDSQAACRTYNILVGEGRIVLLALIVEPA; this comes from the coding sequence TTGAAGCTTCAATCTGACCCCCATTCTGGAGCCAATACGATCACCGGCTATGGCGATGGCTATGTAGAGATCAACAAGGTCCCATATGCCCATGCTGTCTTATTGAGCTCTGATGGGGCCATTTCGGAGTGGTCCGCAAAGTCCTTTGATGACCTAGAAGCTAGCCATTTTGCTCAAATGGTCAATCTCAAGCCTGAATTAATTCTCATAGGCACAGGCAGTCGTCAGCGGTTTCCGAAGCCAGAACTCTTAAAAGCCCTCATCGCAGCCAAAATTGGCTTTGAAATCATGGACTCTCAGGCAGCCTGCCGTACTTACAACATCTTGGTGGGCGAGGGCCGTATCGTCCTACTCGCCTTAATAGTGGAACCCGCTTAA
- a CDS encoding homoserine dehydrogenase — translation MKPIQVGLLGIGTVGGGVFTVLERNQDEITRRAGRGIRINTVADLNVERAKEIVKDRAQIVNDARAVINNPEIDIVVELIGGYGIAKDLVLEAIAAGKHVVTANKALIAVHGNEIFKAAHAKGVMVAFEAAVAGGIPIIKALREGLTANRIEWIAGIINGTTNFILSEMRDKGLDFATVLKEAQRLGYAEADPTFDIEGVDAAHKATIMSAIAFGIPMQFEKAHVEGITKLAAIDIRYAEQLGYRIKLLGIAKKTTTGVELRVHPTLIPSKRLIANVEGAMNAVQVFGDAVGTTLYYGKGAGSEPTASAVIADLVDITRLLSADPEHRVPYLAFQPESVQNTPVLPIGEITTSYYLRMRVADQAGVLADITKILASHGVSIDALLQKEADEGESQTDLVALTHETKEKNMIAAIKEIENLKTVAGEVVKIRLENLS, via the coding sequence ATGAAACCGATTCAAGTAGGTCTATTAGGTATTGGCACCGTTGGTGGTGGCGTATTCACTGTGCTCGAGCGCAACCAAGATGAGATTACTCGTCGCGCTGGTCGTGGCATTCGTATTAATACCGTTGCTGACCTCAATGTAGAGCGTGCTAAAGAGATCGTTAAAGATCGTGCGCAGATCGTTAATGACGCTCGTGCGGTGATCAATAACCCTGAAATTGATATCGTTGTCGAGCTTATTGGTGGCTATGGTATTGCCAAGGATCTCGTTTTAGAGGCGATCGCAGCAGGTAAGCATGTGGTTACTGCTAACAAGGCCTTGATTGCTGTTCACGGCAATGAGATTTTTAAAGCAGCTCATGCCAAAGGCGTGATGGTCGCTTTCGAAGCGGCAGTTGCCGGTGGCATTCCGATCATTAAAGCTTTGCGTGAGGGTTTAACGGCGAACCGTATTGAGTGGATTGCCGGCATCATCAATGGCACCACCAACTTCATTCTCTCTGAGATGCGTGATAAAGGCTTGGACTTTGCAACCGTTCTCAAAGAAGCGCAACGTTTAGGCTATGCGGAAGCGGATCCAACCTTCGATATTGAAGGCGTTGATGCTGCTCATAAAGCAACCATCATGAGCGCAATTGCATTTGGTATTCCAATGCAGTTTGAAAAGGCTCACGTTGAGGGTATTACTAAATTAGCAGCGATTGATATTCGTTACGCTGAGCAATTGGGTTACCGTATCAAGTTATTGGGTATTGCCAAGAAAACGACAACTGGCGTTGAATTACGTGTACATCCAACTTTAATTCCTTCTAAGCGTTTAATTGCAAACGTCGAAGGTGCGATGAATGCGGTTCAGGTATTTGGTGATGCTGTTGGTACAACTCTTTACTATGGCAAAGGCGCTGGTTCAGAGCCAACTGCTTCCGCAGTCATTGCCGACTTAGTGGATATCACACGGTTATTGAGCGCGGATCCTGAGCATCGCGTTCCTTACTTGGCATTCCAACCAGAGTCCGTCCAAAACACGCCTGTATTGCCAATCGGTGAGATTACGACAAGCTATTACCTGCGTATGCGCGTGGCGGATCAGGCTGGCGTTCTAGCGGATATCACGAAAATCTTGGCTTCGCATGGCGTATCGATTGATGCGCTCCTACAAAAAGAAGCTGACGAAGGTGAGAGCCAAACCGATTTGGTTGCCTTAACTCACGAAACTAAAGAAAAGAACATGATCGCCGCAATTAAAGAGATTGAGAATCTCAAAACGGTTGCTGGTGAAGTGGTGAAGATTCGTTTAGAAAATCTGTCTTAA
- the dctP gene encoding TRAP transporter substrate-binding protein DctP: protein MATQVEQPFFASLQKETGLPIEVDFKSLDALGLKDTYQLPMMRDGVFDLASLRLIQNSQNEVTLNGLDLTGLNLDLKKGRALADAYLPVVDRHLQEKYRVKLLGLWTFGPQELFCSKPIKRISDLKGLKIRVAGDLLGDFVASLGAVPAIIPFDETKAALQNQLVDCAITSATSAGSAGWLNYTKYYIPISFNTGVNAYAIALSKWSLLSEKQQQILQMAFNKHIDNMWSISEDLYIGSQNCLLGKESCKNGKQYSLILVDLPSDDLNYFKQQAKAISFKKWRDVCDKEYPGCGEEWLKVATPIADIH, encoded by the coding sequence ATGGCTACCCAAGTTGAGCAACCCTTTTTTGCTTCATTACAAAAAGAGACGGGGCTTCCTATCGAGGTTGATTTTAAAAGTCTTGATGCCCTGGGTCTGAAGGATACCTATCAGCTGCCAATGATGAGGGATGGTGTATTTGATTTGGCCTCCCTGAGGTTGATACAAAATTCACAAAATGAAGTCACTCTAAATGGCCTGGATTTAACTGGATTAAATCTAGATTTAAAAAAAGGGCGTGCACTTGCAGATGCTTATCTACCCGTAGTTGATAGACATCTGCAGGAAAAGTATCGCGTCAAACTCTTGGGTTTGTGGACTTTTGGTCCTCAAGAACTTTTTTGCAGCAAACCTATTAAAAGAATCTCTGATTTAAAGGGCTTAAAGATTCGTGTAGCTGGTGACTTATTGGGTGATTTTGTCGCCTCGCTTGGAGCGGTTCCAGCCATTATCCCTTTCGATGAAACTAAGGCAGCGCTTCAAAATCAGCTCGTAGATTGTGCAATTACAAGCGCCACTTCTGCCGGCTCTGCTGGATGGTTGAACTATACAAAGTATTACATTCCAATCTCATTTAATACCGGAGTAAATGCTTATGCGATTGCCTTATCAAAATGGAGTCTGCTGAGTGAAAAGCAACAGCAAATTTTACAAATGGCCTTTAATAAGCATATAGATAATATGTGGTCTATTTCGGAAGATTTATATATCGGGTCCCAGAATTGTCTGCTGGGAAAAGAGTCTTGTAAGAATGGTAAGCAATACAGCTTGATTCTTGTAGATCTTCCAAGCGATGATCTGAACTATTTCAAGCAGCAGGCCAAAGCTATCTCATTTAAGAAGTGGCGGGATGTGTGTGACAAAGAATATCCCGGGTGCGGCGAAGAATGGCTAAAAGTTGCTACGCCAATTGCAGACATACATTAA
- the moaE gene encoding molybdopterin synthase catalytic subunit MoaE, with the protein MPIRIQEKDFDLTAEVAALHKGDPRVGAVVTFLGTVRDMNDGGPVKGMTLENYPGMTEKALEEIITQAKARWDIYNTLVIHRVGALLPEDQIVLVAVTSAHRGEAFAACEFIMDYLKTAAPFWKKEDTPEGARWVDARVTDDAAMARWKQK; encoded by the coding sequence GTGCCAATTCGAATTCAAGAAAAAGATTTTGATCTGACTGCCGAGGTTGCAGCACTCCACAAGGGTGATCCAAGAGTCGGTGCGGTAGTGACATTCCTGGGTACTGTGCGTGATATGAATGATGGCGGCCCAGTAAAGGGTATGACTTTAGAGAATTACCCCGGCATGACTGAAAAGGCTCTAGAAGAAATCATTACTCAGGCAAAAGCACGTTGGGATATTTACAACACGCTTGTGATTCATCGTGTTGGAGCTTTATTACCAGAGGATCAAATTGTTTTGGTGGCCGTGACTAGCGCCCATAGAGGAGAAGCCTTTGCTGCTTGCGAGTTCATCATGGACTACCTCAAGACTGCAGCCCCATTCTGGAAAAAAGAAGATACCCCTGAAGGTGCGCGCTGGGTCGATGCCCGCGTGACTGACGATGCTGCCATGGCACGTTGGAAGCAAAAATAG
- the thrC gene encoding threonine synthase, giving the protein MRYQSTRGNSPQQSFLEILLGGLAPDGGLYLPMQYPKVTPAQLDSWRGLSYADLAYEVLSFYCDDIPEADLRALLRKTYTEQVYCNGRPQDNARDITPLHWLGEEHGTRIGLLSLSNGPTLAFKDMAMQLLGNLFEYALKRAGQKLNILGATSGDTGSAAEYAMRGKEGVTVFMLSPRGKMSSFQSAQMYSLQDPNIFNLAVAGVFDDCQDIVKAVSNDHAFKAKNQIGTVNSINWGRVVAQVVYYFQGYLLATKSSAEKVSFTVPSGNFGNICAGHIARMMGLPIAHLIVATNENDVLDEFFRTGVYRARKSAETLHTSSPSMDISKASNFERFVFDFMGQDGRATAAMFKQVDTTGGFDISKDAVFKDLGKYGFQSGRSTHANRLDTIRNVEKQYGVMIDTHTADGVKVAREHLQAGIPMLVLETALPIKFEETIQEALGRPAECPPAFRDIKSKPQRVENIDADVNQVKDFITAHVS; this is encoded by the coding sequence ATGCGTTACCAATCTACTCGTGGCAATAGTCCGCAACAATCCTTCTTAGAAATTTTGTTGGGTGGATTGGCGCCTGATGGCGGCCTGTATTTGCCAATGCAATATCCAAAAGTGACTCCCGCTCAGTTAGATTCTTGGCGTGGCTTGTCTTATGCAGACTTAGCCTACGAAGTCTTGAGTTTTTATTGCGATGACATCCCTGAGGCAGATCTGCGTGCACTCTTGCGTAAAACCTACACCGAGCAAGTCTATTGCAATGGGCGTCCTCAAGATAATGCGAGAGACATTACGCCTTTACATTGGTTGGGAGAAGAGCATGGCACCCGAATTGGCTTATTAAGTCTTTCCAATGGTCCAACCTTGGCTTTTAAAGATATGGCGATGCAGTTACTGGGCAATCTTTTTGAATATGCATTAAAGCGTGCAGGTCAAAAGCTCAATATTTTGGGCGCAACTTCTGGCGATACTGGTAGTGCTGCTGAATATGCAATGCGTGGCAAAGAGGGTGTAACGGTGTTTATGCTCTCGCCACGCGGCAAGATGAGCTCTTTCCAATCGGCTCAGATGTATTCCTTACAGGATCCCAATATTTTTAACTTAGCAGTCGCTGGCGTTTTTGATGATTGCCAGGATATTGTTAAGGCGGTCAGTAACGATCATGCGTTTAAAGCGAAGAACCAAATTGGCACCGTGAACTCTATTAATTGGGGTCGCGTTGTTGCTCAGGTCGTGTATTACTTCCAAGGTTATTTACTGGCAACCAAGTCTAGTGCTGAAAAAGTATCGTTCACCGTTCCATCAGGAAACTTCGGTAACATTTGTGCGGGCCATATTGCTCGCATGATGGGTTTGCCGATTGCACATCTCATTGTGGCAACTAATGAGAACGATGTTCTTGATGAGTTCTTCCGTACCGGTGTTTATCGTGCGCGTAAGTCTGCTGAAACTTTGCATACCTCTAGTCCTTCAATGGATATTTCTAAGGCAAGTAACTTTGAGCGCTTTGTCTTCGACTTTATGGGTCAGGATGGTCGGGCGACTGCAGCCATGTTTAAGCAAGTCGATACGACAGGTGGTTTTGACATTTCCAAAGATGCGGTCTTCAAGGATCTTGGCAAATATGGTTTCCAATCTGGTCGCAGCACCCATGCTAACCGTTTGGATACTATTCGCAATGTTGAAAAGCAATATGGCGTGATGATTGATACGCATACCGCTGATGGTGTCAAAGTGGCTCGCGAGCATTTGCAAGCAGGTATTCCGATGCTGGTTCTTGAAACTGCTTTACCAATTAAGTTTGAAGAAACTATTCAAGAAGCTTTGGGTCGTCCTGCCGAATGCCCACCTGCATTTAGAGACATTAAATCAAAGCCACAGCGCGTTGAAAATATTGATGCTGATGTAAATCAGGTTAAAGATTTCATTACGGCGCACGTTAGTTAA
- a CDS encoding HD-GYP domain-containing protein yields MRKNLSFDKSNLVKDIHFQKILLPLRVIAGLSALIFAFNFCYEIFVSYNSSSYQKWALSFATFAMSVWAFIEVLNIARSMTSTLVDTLRYLLAAQTAFLSLRIVLAFFFETSGEQEWQLFTRMDVGWRWIFLTIYSALFIAIIDSIIRLFSLNEKNKAQALESQMLASLNALAKARDNETGNHIIRTQLYVKNLALRLRRMGYYESELSDKVINLLYKAAPLHDIGKVGIPDHILLKPGRLSEDEWEIMKTHTTIGEAVLSSAGNEFHDEDGVIAKALKIAGGHHEKWDGSGYPRGLSGIDIPLAARIMSVADIYDALVSERVYKKGWTHKEAIQEIIRHQDTYFDPLVVEAFIAEQDHFQEIAEQFKDE; encoded by the coding sequence ATGCGCAAAAATCTTTCCTTTGATAAGTCGAATTTAGTAAAAGATATTCATTTCCAGAAAATTCTTTTGCCATTGCGCGTGATTGCTGGGCTATCGGCACTCATTTTTGCTTTCAATTTTTGCTATGAAATATTTGTGAGCTACAACTCATCTTCATATCAAAAGTGGGCACTTTCATTTGCTACCTTTGCTATGTCAGTTTGGGCTTTCATAGAAGTGCTGAATATTGCGCGTTCAATGACATCTACTTTAGTGGATACTTTGCGTTATTTGCTGGCAGCCCAGACTGCTTTCTTAAGTTTGCGTATCGTTTTGGCCTTCTTTTTTGAGACTAGTGGCGAGCAAGAGTGGCAACTTTTTACCCGAATGGATGTTGGCTGGCGCTGGATTTTTTTAACGATCTATTCTGCGCTATTCATTGCGATTATTGACTCCATCATTCGCCTCTTCTCTCTAAATGAAAAGAACAAGGCCCAGGCACTCGAGTCTCAGATGCTCGCCAGTCTTAATGCACTAGCAAAAGCTAGAGATAATGAAACTGGCAATCATATTATTCGTACGCAGCTTTATGTAAAAAACCTTGCTTTGCGTTTAAGAAGGATGGGTTATTACGAAAGTGAATTAAGCGATAAGGTCATAAACTTACTTTATAAGGCTGCTCCATTGCATGATATTGGCAAGGTAGGTATACCAGATCATATTTTATTGAAGCCTGGTCGATTAAGTGAAGACGAGTGGGAAATTATGAAAACGCACACCACTATTGGTGAAGCGGTACTATCTTCAGCCGGCAATGAGTTTCATGATGAAGATGGTGTGATTGCAAAGGCGTTGAAAATTGCTGGCGGCCATCATGAAAAATGGGATGGTAGTGGTTACCCAAGGGGATTAAGCGGTATTGATATTCCACTAGCCGCGCGAATTATGTCTGTAGCGGATATTTATGATGCTTTAGTGAGTGAGCGCGTTTATAAAAAAGGCTGGACCCACAAAGAGGCCATTCAAGAAATTATTCGTCATCAGGACACCTATTTTGACCCTCTTGTTGTTGAGGCATTTATTGCTGAGCAGGATCATTTTCAAGAAATTGCCGAGCAATTTAAAGACGAGTAG
- the moaD gene encoding molybdopterin converting factor subunit 1: MKLELRFFASLREALGISQENIDTPTSVKTIAELRIFLAQRGGVWAESLAEGKALRCALNHHMVDSNTALQEGAEVAFFPPVTGG, from the coding sequence ATGAAACTCGAATTGCGATTCTTTGCATCCTTGCGTGAAGCCTTAGGGATTTCTCAAGAAAATATCGATACGCCCACCAGCGTCAAAACAATTGCTGAGCTCAGAATCTTTCTTGCTCAACGCGGTGGCGTGTGGGCTGAGTCTCTAGCTGAGGGAAAAGCATTGCGCTGCGCCCTGAATCATCACATGGTGGATTCAAATACTGCTTTGCAAGAAGGTGCTGAAGTAGCATTTTTTCCTCCAGTGACCGGAGGCTAA